One segment of Sulfoacidibacillus ferrooxidans DNA contains the following:
- a CDS encoding DUF4258 domain-containing protein produces MTKFVYDVHAVRRIVQRRVPIDAIEQIARFGVTVQESKHHVMKRGEIAGEPVHVVINLPFTIKTVYIANEWSITVAHHKAN; encoded by the coding sequence ATGACCAAATTTGTCTATGATGTGCACGCCGTTCGTCGAATCGTGCAGCGCAGAGTGCCCATTGATGCGATTGAACAGATTGCCCGGTTTGGGGTGACGGTTCAAGAATCGAAACACCACGTGATGAAACGTGGGGAAATCGCAGGAGAGCCCGTACACGTGGTCATTAACCTGCCGTTCACGATCAAAACCGTGTATATCGCCAATGAGTGGTCCATTACGGTCGCTCATCATAAAGCCAACTAA